A DNA window from Impatiens glandulifera chromosome 7, dImpGla2.1, whole genome shotgun sequence contains the following coding sequences:
- the LOC124944389 gene encoding receptor protein kinase-like protein ZAR1 codes for MSTSAICGTILLLFIASFVSLAYSLNGDGLSLLALKAAITTDPTRVLSTWSDTDYTPCLWVGISCDHNHQVTSIFLPSRGFTGYLPSELGALLSLRRLSLPHNNFSGAIPSHLFNATHLLSLDLSHNSLTSPIPYLITSLQNLNHLDLSSNLLNGSLPQGLDNLPNLAGTVNFSYNHFTGEVPSSYGLLPLMVILDLRNNNLTGKIPLVGSLLNQGPTSFSGNPYLCGFPLQTACAEPEAQNPRVNSVPKNPTFSKNGLEEGGRGKVGSVTVPIISGVTVVIGVAFVSALMLRKKWRRSEEEEEERRKRAGKEEEKEEKGGQQKGKFVVVGEGLGFELELEELLRASARVVGKSRSGIVYKVVVGRGAGTVLAVRRLSEGDATWRLKEFEAEVESISRVQHPNIVRLRAYYHADDEKLLVSDFIGNGISLYTALHGGGGPCASSLAIILSWAARLKIAQCTARALTHIHECCSTSSSPRKLHVVHGNIKSSKILLDDELRPYISGFGLARLCKTAAATTTHHKRNQLVAATTQKCDDVYSFGMVLLEMLTGKVPDASLDNFVRKVFREEKPLSELIDPALVAEVHAKKQVLSVFHTALNCTELLPELRPHMTTVCEALERVSC; via the exons ATGTCGACTTCTGCCATATGTGgaactatattattattgtttattgcATCCTTCGTTTCTTTAGCGTATTCTCTCAACGGCGATGGTCTATCTCTCCTCGCCCTGAAAGCCGCCATAACCACCGATCCAACTCGTGTCCTCTCAACCTGGTCCGACACCGATTACACACCTTGCCTCTGGGTCGGAATCTCCTGCGATCACAACCACCAAGTCACCTCTATTTTCCTTCCCTCCCGGGGCTTCACCGGTTATCTTCCCTCTGAGCTCGGTGCTCTCCTATCTCTCCGCCGACTCTCTCTCCCCCATAACAACTTCTCCGGCGCCATCCCTTCCCACCTCTTCAACGCTACCCATCTTCTTTCTCTAGACCTTTCCCACAACTCTCTCACTTCCCCCATTCCCTACCTAATAACCTCCCTTCAAAACCTCAATCACCTCGATCTATCTTCAAATCTACTCAATGGGTCTCTTCCTCAAGGACTCGATAATCTTCCCAACCTTGCCGGAACCGTCAATTTCTCCTATAATCATTTCACCGGGGAAGTACCGTCGTCGTACGGATTACTTCCATTAATGGTAATCTTGGATCTCCGGAATAATAATCTAACCGGAAAAATTCCGCTTGTTGGATCATTGCTGAATCAGGGGCCAACCTCCTTCTCAGGCAATCCTTATTTATGTGGGTTCCCGCTACAGACGGCATGCGCAGAACCAGAAGCGCAGAACCCTAGGGTTAACTCTGTTCCTAAAAATCCAACCTTTAGCAAGAATGGTTTGGAGGAAGGAGGGAGAGGAAAGGTGGGATCGGTGACGGTTCCGATAATATCGGGGGTAACAGTGGTGATTGGGGTGGCTTTTGTGTCGGCGTTGATGCTTCGGAAGAAATGGAGGAGGTccgaggaggaggaggaggagaggaGGAAGAGAGCAGGGAAGGAAGAGGAGAAAGAAGAGAAGGGGGGGCAGCAAAAGGGTAAGTTCGTAGTGGTGGGCGAGGGGTTGGGGTTTGAGTTGGAACTAGAGGAATTGTTGAGGGCATCGGCACGGGTGGTGGGTAAAAGTCGAAGTGGAATAGTGTATAAGGTGGTAGTGGGGAGAGGAGCGGGGACGGTTTTGGCGGTGAGGCGGCTGAGCGAAGGTGATGCGACTTGGCGGCTGAAGGAGTTTGAAGCGGAGGTGGAAAGCATCAGCAGGGTCCAGCATCCGAACATAGTGCGGTTGAGAGCTTACTACCATGCGGATGATGAGAAGCTGCTGGTGTCTGATTTCATCGGCAACGGAATTAGCTTGTACACAGCACTGCACG GAGGAGGAGGACCATGTGCTTCTTCGCTAGCAATAATATTATCATGGGCTGCAAGGTTGAAAATTGCTCAGTGCACTGCTAGGGCTTTGACCCACATTCACGAATGCTGCAGCACCAGCAGCAGCCCTAGGAAGCTGCACGTCGTCCATGGCAACATCAAATCCTCCAAAATTCTCCTCGACGATGAACTCCGTCCCTACATCTCCGGCTTCGGACTCGCTCGTCTTTGTAAAACGGCCGCCGCCACCACAACCCATCACAAACGAAATCAGCTGGTTGCTGCAACAACTCAAAAGTGTGACGACGTCTACTCCTTTGGGATGGTGCTTTTGGAGATGTTGACGGGAAAGGTTCCAGACGCGTCGCTTGACAACTTTGTGAGAAAAGTTTTCAGGGAGGAGAAGCCTCTCTCCGAGCTCATTGATCCTGCGCTGGTCGCCGAGGTTCATGCCAAGAAGCAAGTTCTTTCCGTTTTCCATACCGCATTGAATTGCACGGAGTTGCTACCAGAGCTGCGACCACACATGACCACAGTTTGTGAGGCTCTTGAAAGAGTTAGCTGCTGA